The Cryobacterium sp. SO1 genomic sequence TAGCGGGCGAGGAGCTCGGCGTCGTAGTCGGCGGTGGCGGCGTCGATGGGGAACATGCCCGACGCGTCACCGACGCCGAGGACCTTGCGGCCGGTGAGCTGCCAGTGCACGTAGCCGGCCAGGGTGGTGATGAAGTCGAGCCGCGGCACGTGCGGCTCGTGGTCGATGACGGCCTGGTGCAGGTGGGCAATCGACCAGCGCAGCGGGATGTTGACACCGAACAGCTCGGTCAGCTGGGCCGCCGCGGGCCCGGTGGTGGTGTTGCGCCAGGTGCGGAACGGCACCAGCTGGTCGCCCGCGGCGTCGAACGCGAGGTAGCCGTGCATCATCGCCGAGACGCCGATCGCGCCGTAGCCCTCCGGCCGGATGCCGTACTTCGCGTCGATGTCGGCGATGAGGGCGGCGTGCGCGGCCTGGATGCCGGACCACACGTCGTCCAACGAGTAGGTCCAGACCCGGTCGACGAACTTGTTCTCCCACTCGTGGCTGCCGACGGCGAGGACCTCGGACAGGTCCTCACCGATCAGGCATGCCTTGATGCGGGTCGACCCCAGCTCGATTCCCAGGGACGTTCGTCCGCTGAGAATCGAGTTGCGGGCGGCCTCGTATGCATCATTGCTCGTCATACCTCGATTATGGCGGTGTCTGCCCGCCGGTATTCCCTTCCAGGGGAATCATCGAGATGGTCCACGCCTGGACGTCGTGGGCGCACTGGCGCTCATTCGGTGTCAGCCAGGATCACCCTGACGCCGGCTTGCCGAATGCGGTCGAGTTCGACGGCGTCGGCGGAACTATCTGTGATCAGAAAATCGATCTGATCGAGCTCCGACATCTGGGCCAGAGCAACACGGCCGATCTTCGAGCCGTCGGCGACGACGATGGTGCGCTGCGCCTTCGCGACCATGGCATGGTTGGTTCGCGCTTCGGTCTCATCGTGGGTCGTCACTCCCGCCGCAGCGCTCACACCGTCGGCACCGAGGATCGCCGTGCCGACGTTGACCGCGCTGAACGTGTTCTCCGCAAGCACCCCGACCAGTTCGAGCGACTGAGGTCGGAGGACACCGCCGGTCATTATCACCTTCAGTTGCGGGTACAGGGTGACAAGGCCCGCGATCGACAGGGAATTGGTCACGATGGTGAGTTCTCGATGCCCGGCCAATGCTCGCGCGACCCCGGCAGTCGTGGTCCCTCCGCTCAGGGCGACTGCGTGGCGTTCGAGGGGG encodes the following:
- a CDS encoding DeoR/GlpR family DNA-binding transcription regulator, whose product is MSASDESSFAAIQGGSAKRAQRMVGILDLVAARGHLTLDAMAAELSISAATARRDLAVLADQKLLIRTHGGATSISHGTELPVVLRDTKFQDAKRLIARRTAALIPLERHAVALSGGTTTAGVARALAGHRELTIVTNSLSIAGLVTLYPQLKVIMTGGVLRPQSLELVGVLAENTFSAVNVGTAILGADGVSAAAGVTTHDETEARTNHAMVAKAQRTIVVADGSKIGRVALAQMSELDQIDFLITDSSADAVELDRIRQAGVRVILADTE